From the genome of Candidatus Eisenbacteria bacterium:
CTGACTTCGCAGGTCCACCGGACCGCGGACGAGTTGTGCCCTCTGTTGACTACGCTGCTGAGGCCGTTTCTCGCGGATCTCATGAGGAGCCGGCGCGCGGTCATCGCATCGGTCGTCCCGACATTGACGGCCGCCTATGAGGATCTGGCAGTGCGGCTGCTGCGGGCGCGTCCGATCCTCGTCTCCTCCCGCCTTCCGCTGGGGCTGCGTCTTGCGGTTCCGGATCCGACGTCTGTCGGCGCAGATCGGATCGCCAACGCCGTGGGCGTCGCCGCTGGCTACCGGCTTCCGGCGATCGTCGTCGACATGGGCACGGCGACCACCTTCGATCTCGTCCTGCCAGGTCCGCGCTATGCGGGAGGGGTGATCGCGCCGGGGGTCGCATCGAGCGCCGAGGAGCTCTTTCGGCGGGCCGCGCGCCTGGCCAAGGTGGAGTTGCGGGCGCCTGCCAGAGTGGTCGGCCGGACGACTGAAGCCAGCCTCCAGTCGGGCATCATCTACGGCGCGGCCGGACAGATCGATGGGATTGTAGGCCGGATCCGAAGGGAGATGCGCCTCCGGCCGACGGTCGTCGCCACGGGAGGCCTTGCCACCGTCATCGGACCGATCTGCTCGAGCATCCAATCCGTCGATCCGGGACTCACGCTCCGCGGCCTCGCTCTCATCGACGAGCGGGCGCGCCGGCGAGGTCCCGCGCGGCGAAAATCGCCTTGAGGAACCGCCCTCATGCTCCCTAGAATCGTCTCCTGACCAGCGGCCGTCAGGGCCTGTCATCGTTCATCTTGGACGCTCGCTCAGAGCATCCGCTCGGCACGAGCTGTCGCGGGCGTGGTGGAGGAGCCGGGGCAGAGTCCGGAATCGATCGGAGACGGCGTCATCCAGTGATCCCCGGCGGGGGGCAGGAAGGGAGGGGCGATGGCCAAGATGCTCAAGTTCGACGCCCAGGCGCGTGAGGCGCTCCGCAACGGGGTCGAGCAGATCGCGAGCGCCGTCCGTGTGACTCTGGGCCCCAAGGGACGCAATGTGGTCCTCGACAAGAAGTGGGGCAGCCCGGTGATCACGAACGACGGAGTGACGATCGCGAAGGACGTCGAGCTCAAGGACGCCTACGAGAACATGGGCGCCCAGCTCCTCCGCGAGGTCGCCCAGAAGACGCAGGACGTGGCGGGAGACGGCACGACGACGGCGACGATTCTGGCTCACTCCATCGTGGTCCAGGGCCTCAAGGCGGTGACCGCCGGCGGGAATCCGATGCAGATCAAGCGCGGGATCGCGGTGGCGGTCGAGAGGGTCGTGGCCGACCTCAGGAGGCAATCGAAGACGATCCAGACGCGGGAGGAGATTGCGCAGGTCGCGACCGTGAGCGCCAACACCGATGCCGTGATCGGAGGCCTGATCGCCGACGCGATGACCAAGGTGGGGCGCGAAGGCGTCATCACCGTCGAGGAGGCGAAGGGAACGGAGACGACCCTCGATGTGGTCGAGGGGATGCGGTTCGATCGAGGTTACATCTCTCCCTACTTCGTGACCGACGCCGAGAAGATGGAGGCTGTCCTCGAGGACGCTCAGATCCTGATCTGCGACAGGAAGATCGGCAACATCAAGGATCTCCTGCCGCCCTTGGAGAAGATCGCTCGCGCGGGGCGGCCGATCCTGATCATAGCCGATGAGATGGAGGGCGAGGCGCTGGCGACGCTAGTCGTCAATCGCCTGCGCGGGACGCTGGACTGCTGCGCGGTGAAGACGCCAGGCTTCGGAGACCGCAGGAAGGCGATGCTCGAGGATCTCGCGATCCTGACCGGCGGCAAGGTCATCTCGGAGGATGTCGGGATCAAGCTCGAGAGTGTCGAGCTTGACGACCTGGGGCGGGCGAAGAGAGTCGTGGCCGACAAGGACAACACGACCGTCGTCGGCGGCTCGGGGGCGCGCGAGGCGATCGACGAGCGGTGCAGGCAGATCCGCAAGCAGATCGAGGCGACGACCTCGGATTACGACCGCGAGAAGTTGCAGGAGAGGCTCGCGAGGCTGTCGGGCGGGGTCGCCGTCATCCGCGTCGGGGCGATGACCGAGATCGAGATGAAGGAGCGCAAGGGACGCGTCGAGGATGCCGTCTCCGCGACAAGGGCCGCCGTGGAGGAGGGGATTGTCCCCGGAGGGGGAACCG
Proteins encoded in this window:
- a CDS encoding type III pantothenate kinase, translating into MLAGREWLLAVDVGNTQVVLGVLENRELRALHRLTSQVHRTADELCPLLTTLLRPFLADLMRSRRAVIASVVPTLTAAYEDLAVRLLRARPILVSSRLPLGLRLAVPDPTSVGADRIANAVGVAAGYRLPAIVVDMGTATTFDLVLPGPRYAGGVIAPGVASSAEELFRRAARLAKVELRAPARVVGRTTEASLQSGIIYGAAGQIDGIVGRIRREMRLRPTVVATGGLATVIGPICSSIQSVDPGLTLRGLALIDERARRRGPARRKSP
- the groL gene encoding chaperonin GroEL: MAKMLKFDAQAREALRNGVEQIASAVRVTLGPKGRNVVLDKKWGSPVITNDGVTIAKDVELKDAYENMGAQLLREVAQKTQDVAGDGTTTATILAHSIVVQGLKAVTAGGNPMQIKRGIAVAVERVVADLRRQSKTIQTREEIAQVATVSANTDAVIGGLIADAMTKVGREGVITVEEAKGTETTLDVVEGMRFDRGYISPYFVTDAEKMEAVLEDAQILICDRKIGNIKDLLPPLEKIARAGRPILIIADEMEGEALATLVVNRLRGTLDCCAVKTPGFGDRRKAMLEDLAILTGGKVISEDVGIKLESVELDDLGRAKRVVADKDNTTVVGGSGAREAIDERCRQIRKQIEATTSDYDREKLQERLARLSGGVAVIRVGAMTEIEMKERKGRVEDAVSATRAAVEEGIVPGGGTAFLRALKSLEKPGALGRDEKLGIEIVRRALMEPTVTIAANAGLEGGTIAARVMEQEGAFGFNAETGQIEDLLKAGIVDPTKVARTALENAASIGGLILTTETLVADKPEPPEKKGKPEGP